Proteins encoded together in one Deltaproteobacteria bacterium PRO3 window:
- a CDS encoding CRTAC1 family protein, translating into MDSMDDGADPRLLPWGRSTKRKGEVMNTFFQKNHRKLIASACGVGAALALAAAPKAGATGGISFIDRAAELGIEYSRVPSPADAVAQALYEKADPVQNPGGTYTFLEDVLHNSPIMTRLPGVAVLDYDNDGDEDIFVTNGPGAAKSLFKNFLREEGQLRFEDVAAAAGVAAPEMASSGVAYADTDNDGDLDLLLVGENQPNRFFKNRGDGTFEDATALSGLGLDSGPHMSASFGDVDGDGLVDLAIANGMTRESLEPCFFFRPEHGAHNQLFLNRGNNQFVEATLSSGIYRNRGFKSWDPMAGALVDRPDLEGTHTISWAVAMVDYDFDGDLDVVFADDQCGLPPAKYGAIYEPPGDQYDGEEFVDRGFLHVFENDGAGNFNDVSPEIGLAGTGAPFGAGAWMGLAFADFDYNGVLDIFGTNFGDYAFPFWGPYEIPDQSTRPFFGVRAPDGTVAFEDPSVGDRLKATVFGWGTAAFDYDNDGRTDVVYQGGLDVNVQIIRDNPGALLRNVGPPAGGDPYDIFEYDLSAFEPGLHTRRNDIGLAIGDLDDDGFFDLVTVASAVMPDDALFIPFPVAVPSTNYGSVMDATAFFVPRMFPNDPNFDPTDPRHIPPAQFLYNGLVVENGTLAVEMSDGNGNHWVKVRARGSKSLTPRGAVNRDGIGAVFAFTPYGGKTSISPVLGGSSFVSQHSLTLGFGLGSASHGTLEVLWPGGVRNRLYHVGRSERVLFPEIPCSIDGAEGWGAYLHCLHVSLNDLKGASVLSAAEKARFFLSAVLAYAQEH; encoded by the coding sequence ATGGATTCCATGGACGACGGGGCGGACCCGCGCTTGTTACCCTGGGGCCGCTCGACAAAGCGAAAGGGGGAGGTAATGAACACCTTTTTTCAAAAAAATCACAGGAAGCTTATCGCGTCGGCCTGCGGGGTCGGCGCCGCACTGGCCCTCGCGGCCGCGCCCAAGGCGGGAGCGACGGGAGGGATTTCTTTCATCGACCGGGCGGCGGAACTGGGTATCGAATATTCCCGCGTTCCGAGTCCCGCCGACGCCGTCGCACAGGCCCTGTACGAAAAAGCGGACCCCGTGCAAAACCCGGGAGGGACCTATACCTTCCTCGAGGACGTCTTGCACAATTCGCCCATCATGACGCGGTTGCCGGGTGTCGCGGTCCTGGATTACGACAACGACGGCGACGAGGACATCTTCGTCACGAACGGTCCGGGCGCGGCGAAGAGCTTGTTCAAAAATTTCCTCCGAGAGGAGGGGCAGCTTCGCTTCGAGGACGTCGCGGCGGCGGCCGGAGTCGCGGCGCCGGAGATGGCTTCCTCGGGAGTCGCCTATGCCGACACGGATAACGACGGCGACTTGGACCTATTGTTGGTTGGGGAGAACCAGCCTAACCGCTTTTTTAAGAACCGGGGCGACGGAACTTTCGAGGACGCGACGGCCCTGTCCGGTCTGGGGCTGGACTCGGGGCCTCACATGTCGGCATCCTTCGGCGACGTTGACGGGGACGGCTTGGTGGACCTGGCGATCGCCAACGGCATGACGCGCGAGAGCCTCGAGCCCTGTTTCTTTTTTCGTCCGGAGCACGGCGCGCACAATCAACTGTTCCTCAACCGCGGAAACAATCAATTTGTCGAGGCGACCCTGAGCTCCGGCATCTACCGGAACCGCGGCTTCAAAAGCTGGGACCCCATGGCCGGAGCCCTGGTCGACCGCCCAGATCTCGAGGGAACCCATACCATCTCTTGGGCCGTCGCCATGGTCGATTACGACTTCGACGGGGACTTGGACGTGGTCTTCGCCGACGACCAATGCGGTTTGCCGCCCGCCAAGTACGGCGCGATCTACGAGCCGCCCGGAGACCAGTACGACGGCGAGGAGTTCGTGGACCGGGGTTTCCTGCACGTCTTCGAGAACGACGGGGCCGGGAATTTCAACGACGTCAGCCCCGAGATCGGCCTTGCCGGCACCGGAGCCCCCTTCGGCGCGGGTGCCTGGATGGGCCTCGCCTTCGCCGACTTCGACTACAACGGGGTTTTGGATATTTTCGGAACGAATTTCGGCGACTACGCCTTCCCCTTCTGGGGTCCTTACGAGATCCCCGACCAAAGCACGCGACCCTTTTTCGGAGTCCGGGCCCCCGACGGGACGGTGGCCTTCGAGGATCCTAGCGTCGGAGACCGCCTCAAGGCCACGGTCTTCGGTTGGGGGACGGCGGCCTTCGACTACGACAACGACGGACGGACGGACGTCGTCTACCAGGGCGGTTTGGACGTCAACGTGCAGATCATCCGAGACAATCCCGGGGCCCTGCTGCGGAACGTCGGCCCTCCCGCGGGCGGCGACCCCTACGACATTTTCGAATACGACCTGAGCGCCTTCGAGCCGGGCCTGCATACCCGACGCAACGACATCGGCCTGGCGATCGGGGACCTCGACGACGACGGCTTCTTCGATCTGGTGACCGTGGCGAGCGCCGTCATGCCCGACGACGCCCTCTTCATCCCCTTCCCGGTCGCGGTCCCCTCCACCAACTACGGTTCGGTGATGGACGCCACGGCCTTCTTCGTTCCGCGCATGTTTCCCAACGATCCCAATTTCGACCCCACCGACCCGCGCCACATCCCGCCCGCCCAGTTCCTCTACAACGGTTTGGTGGTGGAAAACGGGACTCTGGCGGTCGAGATGAGCGACGGTAACGGAAACCATTGGGTGAAGGTACGCGCGCGGGGCTCCAAATCCCTTACGCCGAGGGGCGCCGTAAATCGCGACGGCATCGGAGCCGTGTTCGCCTTCACTCCCTATGGCGGCAAGACTTCGATCAGCCCCGTCTTGGGCGGCTCCAGCTTTGTTTCGCAGCACAGTCTGACGCTAGGCTTCGGCCTCGGGAGCGCCTCCCACGGGACCTTGGAAGTCCTTTGGCCGGGCGGGGTGCGTAACCGCCTCTACCACGTGGGCCGCTCCGAGCGGGTTCTCTTCCCGGAGATTCCGTGCAGCATCGACGGGGCGGAGGGGTGGGGAGCCTACCTTCACTGTCTCCATGTCTCCTTGAACGACCTTAAGGGCGCGAGCGTGCTGAGCGCCGCCGAAAAGGCCCGATTTTTCCTGAGCGCCGTCTTGGCCTACGCCCAGGAGCATTGA
- a CDS encoding helix-turn-helix transcriptional regulator, translated as MSSPAEGILASHLGGRRALPEPLIAGARRLGSLAAENAPPTANPMPFSVAIDRAEGPPIEAELFLARRPSGEYFVAADLGGERLPPDLADLARCRGLTRAETEVLSDLARGLSNAEIARRRFVSIPTIETHVTRILHKLGARSRLHAAVLALNSGRGLERPSGTQEKSGPV; from the coding sequence ATGTCCTCCCCGGCCGAGGGAATACTGGCTTCCCATCTCGGAGGACGACGCGCGCTGCCCGAGCCCCTGATCGCCGGCGCGCGGCGTCTGGGCTCCCTCGCCGCGGAAAACGCGCCGCCGACCGCGAATCCGATGCCCTTTTCCGTCGCGATCGACAGGGCGGAAGGCCCGCCGATCGAAGCGGAGCTTTTCCTGGCGCGTCGGCCTTCCGGCGAATACTTCGTGGCGGCCGACCTGGGGGGCGAACGTCTGCCGCCCGATTTGGCCGACCTGGCCCGGTGCCGCGGGCTCACCCGGGCCGAGACCGAGGTCCTTTCCGATCTCGCCCGGGGCCTCTCCAACGCCGAGATCGCTCGCCGTCGTTTCGTCTCCATCCCAACGATCGAGACGCATGTGACCCGCATCCTGCACAAGCTGGGTGCCCGCTCCAGGCTTCACGCGGCGGTCTTAGCCCTCAACTCCGGCCGCGGCCTCGAGCGCCCCTCGGGCACTCAGGAAAAATCCGGGCCCGTTTGA
- a CDS encoding ATP synthase F0 subunit C, protein MKKLIAGISGFLATAFVSVAAFAQEHAAAAPAGGGTSTNAIYAISAALAIAVAASFGAISQSKAAAAALEGIGRNPGAAGKVQTPMIIALALIESLVIYALVIAFLIQGKIA, encoded by the coding sequence ATGAAGAAGCTCATCGCCGGGATTTCCGGTTTCCTCGCCACCGCCTTCGTCAGCGTCGCCGCCTTCGCCCAAGAGCATGCGGCGGCCGCGCCCGCCGGCGGCGGCACCAGCACCAACGCCATCTACGCGATCTCGGCCGCCCTGGCCATCGCCGTCGCCGCCTCTTTCGGCGCGATCAGCCAGTCGAAGGCCGCCGCCGCCGCCCTCGAGGGCATCGGCCGCAACCCCGGCGCCGCCGGCAAGGTGCAGACCCCGATGATCATCGCCCTGGCGCTGATCGAGTCGCTGGTCATCTACGCCCTGGTCATCGCCTTCTTGATCCAAGGCAAGATCGCCTAA
- the atpB gene encoding F0F1 ATP synthase subunit A produces MHHFSWIGYYLHVGHHHIHIAHAALAALILTFLGVIVYFKLRNTEAALVPGSKISVPNIFEVAAESLIGLMEGIMGHDAKKYFPMIGTLFIFIFLNNMMGLIPGLLPPTDNINTTLACGLVVFFYFNYIGIKENGLINYLKHFAGPVIFLAPLMLVIELIGIAVRPVSLGLRLFGNITGDHMVFGIFSDLVPLGVPVIFLALGLFVSFIQAFVFSLLSTIYVALALPHGEEHHH; encoded by the coding sequence ATGCATCATTTTTCCTGGATCGGGTACTACCTCCACGTCGGACATCATCATATTCACATCGCCCATGCGGCGCTCGCGGCGCTGATCCTTACCTTCCTGGGCGTGATCGTCTATTTCAAGCTGCGCAACACCGAGGCGGCCCTGGTCCCCGGGTCGAAGATCAGCGTTCCGAACATCTTCGAGGTGGCTGCCGAGAGCCTGATCGGCCTGATGGAAGGCATCATGGGCCACGATGCCAAGAAATATTTCCCGATGATCGGGACCTTGTTCATCTTCATTTTTCTGAACAACATGATGGGCTTGATCCCCGGCCTGCTGCCGCCGACCGACAACATCAACACCACCCTGGCCTGCGGCCTCGTGGTCTTCTTTTATTTCAACTACATCGGCATCAAGGAGAACGGGCTGATCAACTATCTCAAGCACTTCGCCGGCCCCGTCATCTTCCTTGCGCCGCTTATGCTGGTCATCGAGCTGATCGGCATCGCCGTGCGCCCCGTCTCGCTGGGGCTGCGCCTCTTCGGCAATATCACCGGCGACCACATGGTCTTCGGAATTTTTTCGGATTTGGTGCCCCTCGGGGTGCCCGTGATCTTTTTGGCCCTGGGCTTGTTCGTGTCCTTCATCCAAGCCTTCGTGTTCTCGCTTTTGTCGACGATCTACGTCGCCTTGGCGCTGCCGCATGGCGAGGAGCATCACCACTGA
- a CDS encoding response regulator — protein RDRPGRRGRPPARRRRDPPGPGHPRQPSPGPGPDRPGAPQPDPGPARHPGLRHGARLSCLGKPS, from the coding sequence GCGAGATCGGCCTGGCCGGCGCGGACGGCCGCCTGCTCGACGCCGAAGAGACCCGCCTGGCCCAGGCCACCCTCGACAGCCATCCCCCGGCCCCGGTCCCGACCGCCCCGGCGCGCCCCAACCAGACCCAGGTCCTGCAAGGCATCCTGGCCTACGGCACGGCGCACGGTTGAGTTGTCTCGGAAAACCGAGCTAA
- a CDS encoding type II toxin-antitoxin system death-on-curing family toxin, whose amino-acid sequence MVEYLELEHILAMQRVLIEKFGGMHGIRDQGLLESAIAQPRQSAFGEDLFKDPFDKAAAYAFYLSENQPFIDGNKRIATAAALTFLRLNGYQTLFGDAELYATIMKMANKQLTRESLADWFRRSCRKKASKQKSKRKK is encoded by the coding sequence ATGGTCGAATATCTGGAGCTCGAGCACATCCTGGCGATGCAGCGTGTGCTCATCGAAAAATTCGGCGGCATGCACGGCATTCGAGACCAAGGCCTTTTAGAATCCGCCATCGCGCAACCTCGCCAAAGCGCCTTTGGAGAGGACTTGTTCAAAGATCCCTTCGACAAGGCGGCGGCCTACGCCTTTTACCTCTCGGAAAACCAACCCTTCATCGACGGAAACAAACGCATCGCCACCGCCGCAGCCCTGACCTTTCTCCGCCTGAACGGATACCAAACCCTGTTCGGAGACGCCGAGCTCTATGCCACGATCATGAAGATGGCCAACAAGCAACTCACCCGCGAATCCCTTGCCGACTGGTTCCGACGTTCCTGTCGAAAAAAGGCCTCCAAGCAAAAATCCAAACGCAAGAAATAA
- a CDS encoding ATP synthase subunit I: MKEDLNPGAPAEAVEANPEAARHLERNNLLLVVLGTAAFGFTEDFRQVLSFLAGGILTVVNLRLFRLIVAGMVGGKTTKKGRLVAQVFLKFFGVMGALAFLMLWVKPAPVPFLLGLSTVVVAITLEGIFGIFRQER, translated from the coding sequence ATGAAGGAAGATTTGAATCCGGGCGCCCCGGCCGAAGCGGTCGAGGCCAACCCCGAGGCCGCTCGGCATCTCGAGCGCAACAACCTGTTGTTGGTGGTCCTGGGCACCGCGGCCTTCGGTTTCACCGAGGATTTCCGCCAGGTGCTCAGCTTCCTGGCGGGCGGCATCCTGACGGTGGTCAACTTGAGGCTGTTTCGCCTCATCGTGGCCGGGATGGTGGGGGGCAAGACGACCAAGAAGGGTCGACTGGTCGCCCAGGTGTTCCTCAAGTTTTTCGGCGTGATGGGGGCCTTGGCCTTCTTGATGCTGTGGGTGAAGCCGGCCCCGGTACCTTTCTTGCTGGGGCTGTCGACGGTCGTGGTCGCGATCACCCTCGAAGGGATTTTTGGCATTTTCAGGCAGGAGCGTTAA
- a CDS encoding AbrB/MazE/SpoVT family DNA-binding domain-containing protein: MLLQCYFDLIMALVKKLSKIGNSYGVILPSDILEVAGLSKDSEVEISVKARQIIIKPTRLKDHKVLKTFMKVVEDYQETFQKLAK; the protein is encoded by the coding sequence ATGTTATTACAATGTTATTTTGATCTTATTATGGCCCTCGTCAAAAAACTCAGCAAAATCGGCAACAGCTACGGCGTGATCCTGCCCTCGGACATCCTCGAGGTGGCCGGGCTTTCCAAGGATTCGGAAGTCGAAATCTCCGTCAAGGCTCGGCAGATTATCATCAAGCCCACCCGCCTCAAGGACCACAAGGTGCTCAAAACCTTCATGAAGGTCGTCGAGGACTACCAAGAAACCTTCCAAAAACTCGCGAAGTGA